The proteins below come from a single Azospirillum thermophilum genomic window:
- a CDS encoding histidine phosphatase family protein has protein sequence MGRIRLVRHGQASFLAEDYDRLSETGMRQSVALGAWLRRTGQDADLVLRGSLRRHRETAEACLAAWKPEEGRPVETVEDAAFDEFDHLDVLGALRPELRAPGALAAFLRGQDDPRRAFQALFVRSLERWTAGGHGGHGGDYRESWTAFRERCAAGLRRAIERAPSGSVWVFTSGGPVAVACQQVLGLSDRGTLDLNAVIANTGVTTLLHGRGRLSLGSFNATGHLEAACDAGLLTLR, from the coding sequence ATGGGCCGGATCCGTCTGGTGCGGCACGGGCAGGCGAGCTTCCTGGCCGAGGATTACGACCGGCTGTCGGAGACGGGGATGCGCCAGTCGGTGGCGCTGGGGGCATGGCTGCGCCGGACGGGGCAGGACGCCGACCTCGTCCTGCGCGGCAGCCTGCGCCGCCACCGCGAGACCGCCGAGGCCTGCCTCGCCGCCTGGAAGCCGGAGGAGGGACGGCCGGTCGAGACGGTCGAGGATGCCGCCTTCGACGAGTTCGACCATCTCGACGTGCTGGGCGCCCTGCGTCCGGAGCTGCGCGCGCCCGGCGCGCTCGCCGCCTTCCTGCGCGGGCAGGACGACCCGCGCCGCGCCTTCCAGGCGCTGTTCGTGCGGAGCCTGGAGCGCTGGACCGCCGGCGGCCACGGCGGCCACGGCGGCGACTACCGCGAGAGCTGGACGGCCTTTCGCGAGCGCTGCGCCGCCGGGCTGCGCCGCGCGATCGAGCGGGCACCGTCGGGCAGCGTCTGGGTGTTCACCTCCGGCGGGCCGGTCGCGGTGGCCTGCCAGCAGGTGCTGGGGCTGTCGGACCGCGGGACGCTCGACCTCAACGCGGTGATCGCCAACACCGGGGTGACCACGCTGCTGCACGGCCGCGGGCGGCTCAGCCTCGGCAGCTTCAACGCCACCGGCCATCTGGAGGCGGCCTGCGACGCCGGCCTCCTCACCCTTCGATAG
- a CDS encoding HD-GYP domain-containing protein: protein MTIDTGDFLTRLRRLFRLRVHDATRAVEDLERDTILCLSRAAEHRDPETGNHLARMASYSRLIAEGIGRPAGEVRLIHAAAPMHDVGKIGIPDSVLLKPGPLTQEEVAVMRQHTVYGYEILAGSSSPLLTVAAEIALTHHEQFDGSGYPQGLAGTEIPLVGRITALADVFDALTSVRPYKPAWPLATARRHIVEHSGSHFDPDCVQVLVERWDEVCGIAGAYADADADAGMVSG from the coding sequence ATGACGATCGACACCGGCGATTTCCTGACGCGGCTGCGCAGGCTGTTCAGGCTGCGCGTGCACGACGCGACGCGCGCCGTGGAGGATCTGGAGCGCGACACCATCCTGTGCCTGTCCCGCGCCGCCGAGCACCGCGATCCGGAAACCGGCAACCATCTGGCCCGCATGGCGAGCTATTCCCGCCTGATCGCCGAGGGGATCGGCCGGCCGGCCGGCGAGGTCCGGCTGATCCACGCCGCGGCGCCGATGCACGACGTCGGCAAGATCGGCATCCCCGACAGCGTCCTGCTGAAGCCCGGCCCGCTGACGCAGGAGGAGGTGGCGGTGATGCGGCAGCACACCGTCTACGGCTATGAGATCCTGGCCGGCAGCTCGTCGCCGCTGCTGACCGTGGCGGCGGAGATCGCGCTGACCCATCACGAGCAGTTCGACGGCTCCGGCTATCCGCAGGGGCTGGCGGGGACGGAGATTCCGCTGGTCGGACGGATCACGGCGCTCGCCGACGTGTTCGACGCGCTGACCAGCGTCCGCCCCTACAAGCCCGCCTGGCCGCTGGCGACGGCGCGCCGCCACATCGTCGAGCACAGCGGCAGCCACTTCGACCCCGACTGCGTGCAGGTCCTGGTCGAGCGCTGGGACGAGGTGTGCGGCATCGCCGGCGCCTATGCCGATGCCGATGCCGATGCCGGCATGGTATCGGGCTGA
- a CDS encoding acyl-CoA dehydrogenase family protein codes for MNFEHSARAREFIERLNAFMAEHVYPAEAVYAAQLDRGDRPWRVPPVMEELKGRARAAGLWNLFLPEPEHGAGLSNVEYAPLAEIMGRSPIAPEVFNCNAPDTGNMEVLVKYGSAAQKERWLLPLLEGRIRSAFCMTEPEVASSDATNMRATAVVDGDEMVLNGRKWWSTGIGHPDCRFVIFMGLTDPQAPKHQRHSMVIVPLDTPGVVIERMLPVFGALHPPHGHGEVSFTDVRVPVSNVIAGPGRGFEIAQGRLGPGRIHHCMRAIGVAERAFDLMCERSLTRTAFGKPLAALGGNGDIIANARMAIDQARLLTLKAAWMMDTVGVKGAMSEISQIKVVAPSVAQMVVDQAIQMHGGAGVSDDVPLTELFANARVLRIADGPDEVHRASIAKLALKPYAARLGLGKG; via the coding sequence ATGAATTTCGAACATTCCGCCCGGGCCAGGGAGTTCATCGAGCGCCTGAACGCCTTCATGGCCGAGCATGTCTATCCGGCCGAGGCGGTCTATGCCGCCCAGCTCGACCGCGGCGACCGGCCCTGGCGGGTGCCGCCGGTGATGGAGGAGCTGAAGGGGCGCGCGCGGGCGGCCGGGCTGTGGAACCTGTTCCTGCCGGAGCCGGAGCATGGCGCCGGCCTGTCCAACGTCGAATACGCTCCGCTGGCCGAGATCATGGGCCGCTCGCCCATCGCGCCGGAGGTGTTCAACTGCAACGCCCCGGACACCGGCAACATGGAGGTGCTGGTCAAGTACGGCTCCGCCGCGCAGAAGGAGCGCTGGCTGCTGCCGCTGCTGGAGGGGCGCATCCGCTCCGCCTTCTGCATGACGGAGCCGGAGGTCGCCTCCTCCGACGCGACCAACATGCGGGCGACCGCCGTGGTGGACGGCGACGAGATGGTGCTGAACGGCCGCAAATGGTGGAGCACCGGCATCGGCCACCCCGACTGCCGCTTCGTCATCTTCATGGGGCTGACCGATCCGCAGGCGCCCAAGCACCAGCGCCATTCGATGGTGATCGTGCCGCTCGACACGCCGGGCGTGGTCATCGAGCGGATGCTGCCGGTGTTCGGCGCGCTGCACCCGCCGCACGGCCATGGCGAGGTGAGCTTCACCGACGTGCGGGTGCCGGTGTCGAACGTGATCGCCGGGCCGGGCCGCGGCTTCGAGATCGCGCAGGGGCGGCTGGGGCCGGGGCGCATCCACCACTGCATGCGCGCCATCGGCGTGGCGGAGCGCGCCTTCGACCTGATGTGCGAGCGGTCGCTGACGCGCACCGCCTTCGGCAAGCCGCTGGCGGCGCTGGGCGGCAACGGCGACATCATCGCCAACGCCCGCATGGCGATCGACCAGGCGCGGCTGCTGACCCTGAAGGCGGCCTGGATGATGGACACGGTCGGGGTCAAGGGGGCGATGAGCGAGATCTCGCAGATCAAGGTGGTGGCGCCCTCGGTCGCCCAGATGGTGGTCGACCAGGCGATCCAGATGCATGGCGGCGCCGGCGTCAGCGACGATGTCCCGCTGACCGAGCTGTTCGCCAACGCCCGCGTCCTGCGCATCGCCGACGGGCCGGACGAGGTCCACCGCGCCTCCATCGCCAAGCTGGCGCTGAAGCCCTACGCCGCCCGGCTGGGGCTGGGGAAGGGCTGA
- a CDS encoding phosphotransferase family protein, with product MGRIDATAIDRAGPVRAGEELDVAAVDGFLKGAVPGLSGTPEVGQFAGGASNLTYGLRYPGRDLILRRPPFGARGGSAHDMLREAGVMRSLKPVYPYVPAVVAVCEDPAVLGCAFYVMERIAGIIPRRDLPPGLDLTPEETRRLCLTVVDKLIELHRIDPAAAGLGHLGKGEGYVRRQVEGWQERYRRARTADVADFEEVMAWIGGRMPEGEVAIRVIHNDFRFDNVVLDPDDPLEVIGVLDWEMATLGDPLMDLGGALAYWVEAGDEREFLSLRRQPTHLPGMLTRREVVDYYGERTGLPVAGFDFYLVFGLFRLAVIAQQIYQRYSEGKTRNPQFAGFGMAVNYLERRCRSIIAAAG from the coding sequence ATGGGACGGATCGATGCGACGGCGATCGACAGGGCAGGGCCGGTGCGCGCCGGGGAGGAGCTGGACGTCGCCGCGGTGGACGGCTTCCTGAAGGGGGCGGTGCCCGGCCTGTCCGGCACGCCGGAGGTCGGGCAGTTCGCCGGCGGCGCCTCCAACCTGACCTACGGGCTGCGCTATCCCGGCCGCGACCTGATCCTGCGCCGCCCGCCCTTCGGCGCCCGCGGCGGCAGCGCCCACGACATGCTGCGCGAGGCGGGGGTGATGCGCTCGCTGAAGCCGGTCTACCCCTATGTGCCGGCCGTGGTGGCGGTGTGCGAGGACCCGGCGGTGCTGGGCTGCGCCTTCTACGTGATGGAGCGGATCGCCGGCATCATCCCGCGCCGCGACCTGCCGCCCGGCCTGGACCTGACGCCGGAGGAGACGCGGCGGCTCTGCCTCACCGTCGTGGACAAGCTGATCGAGCTGCACCGCATCGACCCCGCCGCCGCCGGGCTCGGCCATCTCGGCAAGGGCGAGGGCTATGTCAGGCGGCAGGTCGAGGGCTGGCAGGAGCGCTACCGCCGCGCCAGGACGGCGGACGTCGCCGATTTCGAGGAGGTGATGGCCTGGATCGGCGGGCGGATGCCGGAGGGCGAGGTGGCGATCCGGGTCATCCACAACGACTTCCGCTTCGACAACGTCGTGCTGGACCCGGACGACCCGCTGGAGGTGATCGGGGTGCTGGACTGGGAGATGGCGACGCTGGGCGATCCGCTGATGGACCTCGGCGGGGCGCTCGCCTACTGGGTGGAGGCCGGCGACGAGCGCGAGTTCCTCTCCCTGCGGCGGCAGCCGACCCATCTGCCGGGCATGCTGACGCGCCGGGAGGTGGTGGACTATTACGGCGAGCGGACCGGCCTGCCGGTGGCGGGGTTCGACTTCTACCTGGTGTTCGGCCTGTTCCGGCTGGCGGTGATCGCCCAGCAGATCTACCAGCGCTACAGCGAGGGCAAGACCCGCAACCCGCAGTTCGCCGGCTTCGGCATGGCGGTGAACTATCTGGAGCGGCGCTGCCGGTCCATCATCGCCGCCGCGGGCTGA
- a CDS encoding GFA family protein, with product MDRFTGGCLCGKIRVVATGLPYRVGICHCLDCRKHHGALFYAAAVFPEDAVTIEGEPRGYAGRFFCPDCGSSVFARSGDEVELHLGALDAPDRLVPTYESWTIRRESWLPAFPLARRYERDREGRGRSEG from the coding sequence ATGGACCGCTTCACCGGCGGCTGCCTGTGCGGCAAAATCCGGGTCGTGGCGACGGGGCTGCCATACCGGGTCGGGATTTGCCACTGCCTCGACTGCCGCAAGCATCATGGCGCCCTGTTCTATGCCGCCGCCGTGTTCCCCGAGGATGCGGTGACGATCGAGGGGGAGCCGCGCGGCTATGCCGGGCGGTTCTTCTGTCCCGACTGCGGCTCGTCCGTGTTCGCACGGTCCGGGGACGAGGTGGAACTGCATCTCGGCGCCCTGGATGCGCCGGACCGGCTGGTGCCGACCTACGAAAGCTGGACCATCCGCCGCGAGTCCTGGCTGCCGGCCTTTCCGCTCGCCAGGCGGTACGAGCGTGACCGTGAAGGGCGGGGCCGCAGCGAAGGGTAG
- a CDS encoding NAD-dependent epimerase/dehydratase family protein — translation MSILVTGSAGHLGEALMRRLRADGQAAAGLDLKPSPFTDHVGSIGDRAVVRRSLDGVATVLHAATLHKPHVDTHSYGQFLDTNLAGTLTLLEEAAAAGVRSVVFTSTTSAFGLALSPAEGEPAAWITEEVTPVPKNIYGVTKVAAESLCELFARRHGLPVIVLRTSRFFPEPDDDPAVRSRYDTLNAQANELLHRRADLADIVEAHLLAAGRAAEIGFARYIVSATSPFTRDDLAELRRDAAAVVRRLFPDAEALYRARGWRLFPGVDRVYVNDRARRDLGWRPRYDFRHMLDCLAAGTEFRSPLALAVGSKGYHDGTR, via the coding sequence ATGAGCATTCTCGTGACCGGCAGCGCCGGCCATCTCGGCGAGGCCCTGATGCGCCGGCTGCGCGCCGACGGGCAGGCGGCGGCGGGGCTCGACCTCAAGCCGTCGCCCTTCACCGACCATGTCGGCTCGATCGGCGACCGCGCCGTCGTCCGCCGCAGCCTGGACGGCGTCGCGACGGTCCTGCACGCCGCCACCCTGCACAAGCCGCATGTCGACACCCACAGCTATGGGCAGTTCCTCGACACCAACCTGGCCGGCACGCTGACCCTGCTGGAGGAAGCGGCGGCGGCCGGCGTCCGCTCCGTCGTCTTCACCAGCACCACCAGCGCCTTCGGCCTCGCCCTCAGCCCGGCCGAGGGCGAGCCCGCCGCCTGGATCACCGAGGAGGTGACGCCGGTGCCCAAGAACATCTACGGCGTCACCAAGGTCGCGGCGGAGAGCCTGTGCGAGCTGTTCGCCCGCCGGCACGGCCTGCCGGTGATCGTGCTGCGCACCAGCCGCTTCTTCCCCGAGCCCGACGACGATCCCGCCGTGCGCAGCCGTTACGACACGCTGAATGCCCAGGCGAACGAGCTGCTGCACCGCCGCGCCGACCTCGCCGACATCGTGGAGGCGCATCTGCTGGCCGCCGGGCGGGCCGCGGAGATCGGCTTCGCGCGCTACATCGTCTCCGCCACCAGCCCCTTCACCCGCGACGACCTCGCGGAGCTGCGCCGCGACGCCGCCGCGGTGGTCCGCCGCCTCTTCCCGGACGCCGAAGCCCTCTACCGCGCCCGCGGCTGGCGGCTGTTCCCCGGCGTCGACCGCGTCTACGTCAATGACCGGGCGCGGCGGGATCTCGGATGGCGGCCACGCTACGATTTCCGCCACATGCTCGACTGCCTCGCCGCCGGGACGGAGTTCCGCAGCCCGCTCGCCCTGGCGGTCGGCAGCAAGGGCTACCATGACGGGACCCGCTAG
- a CDS encoding gamma carbonic anhydrase family protein yields the protein MPSETPADLLRRHPGAIIQPFKGVWPRIAEDAYVAPGAVVVGDVEIAAEASVWYGCVLRGDDHFIRVGPRSNIQDGTVIHVMLDAHPTIIGADVVVGHGVRMHGCTVEDGALVGIGAVVLDGAVIEGGAMLAAGAVLTPRKRIPAGQLWAGSPAKMMREVTAQEREFIAFDIRHYAGLARAHRDAAREVAAL from the coding sequence ATGCCCAGCGAGACGCCCGCCGACCTGCTGCGCCGCCATCCCGGCGCCATCATCCAGCCCTTCAAGGGCGTCTGGCCGCGCATCGCCGAAGACGCCTACGTCGCCCCCGGCGCCGTGGTGGTCGGCGACGTGGAGATCGCGGCGGAGGCCAGCGTCTGGTACGGCTGCGTGCTGCGCGGCGACGACCATTTCATCCGCGTCGGGCCGCGCAGCAACATCCAGGACGGCACCGTCATCCACGTCATGCTCGACGCCCATCCGACGATCATCGGCGCCGACGTGGTGGTCGGCCACGGTGTCCGCATGCACGGCTGCACGGTGGAGGACGGGGCGCTCGTCGGGATCGGCGCCGTGGTGCTGGACGGCGCGGTGATCGAAGGCGGCGCCATGCTCGCCGCCGGGGCGGTGCTCACCCCGCGCAAGCGCATTCCCGCGGGTCAGCTCTGGGCCGGCAGCCCGGCCAAGATGATGCGCGAGGTGACGGCGCAGGAGCGAGAGTTCATCGCCTTCGACATCCGCCACTATGCCGGCCTCGCCCGCGCCCACCGCGACGCGGCGCGGGAGGTCGCGGCCCTGTAG
- a CDS encoding response regulator → MIVSHHLRVLLVEDEAVSAMALAAVCEQAGYRVTCVGNGREGLEAFERAPFDVVVTDLNMPQLDGGRMIRSLRREWPCLPVVVVTGSPPPGGLRELQGSEPGVMALLTKPVAGADLVRAIRGVFAMT, encoded by the coding sequence ATGATCGTTTCCCATCATCTGCGGGTTCTGCTGGTCGAGGACGAGGCGGTGAGCGCGATGGCCCTGGCGGCCGTCTGCGAGCAGGCGGGCTATCGCGTGACCTGCGTCGGCAACGGGCGCGAGGGGCTGGAGGCGTTCGAACGCGCCCCGTTCGACGTCGTGGTGACCGACCTGAACATGCCGCAGCTCGACGGCGGACGGATGATCCGCAGCCTGCGCCGGGAGTGGCCCTGCCTGCCGGTCGTGGTGGTCACCGGTTCGCCGCCGCCGGGCGGCCTGCGCGAGCTTCAGGGCAGCGAGCCCGGCGTCATGGCGCTGCTGACCAAGCCGGTGGCCGGCGCGGATCTCGTGCGGGCGATCCGCGGCGTCTTCGCGATGACGTGA
- a CDS encoding SDR family oxidoreductase produces the protein MDRKDLFDLSGKIALVTGASRGIGESAARLLAASGAHVIVSSRKLDACQAVAESIRAEGGSAEAIACHIGELADIDAVFAAIADRHGRLDILVNNAATNPHYGPIVDTDPAAFQKTVDVNIRGYFFMSAGGARLMARGGRGGAIVNVASVNGEIPALHQGIYSITKAAVLSMTKAFAKECAPDGIRVNALLPGATDTKFAAALVKNKAVLDTVLAHVPMKRVARPDEMAGAILYLASDAASYTTGACLNVDGGYLIA, from the coding sequence ATGGACCGCAAAGACCTTTTCGACCTGAGTGGCAAGATCGCGCTGGTGACCGGCGCCAGCCGGGGCATCGGCGAGTCCGCGGCCCGGCTGCTGGCGGCGTCGGGCGCCCATGTCATCGTGTCCAGCCGCAAGCTGGACGCCTGCCAGGCGGTGGCCGAGAGCATCAGGGCCGAGGGCGGCTCGGCCGAGGCCATCGCCTGCCACATCGGCGAACTGGCCGACATCGACGCCGTCTTCGCCGCCATCGCCGACCGGCACGGGCGGCTGGACATCCTGGTGAACAACGCGGCGACCAACCCGCATTACGGGCCGATCGTCGACACCGACCCCGCCGCCTTCCAGAAGACGGTGGACGTGAACATCCGCGGCTATTTCTTCATGTCGGCGGGCGGCGCCCGGCTGATGGCCCGCGGCGGGCGCGGCGGCGCCATCGTCAACGTCGCCTCGGTCAACGGCGAGATCCCGGCGCTCCACCAGGGCATCTATTCGATCACCAAGGCGGCGGTCCTCTCGATGACCAAGGCCTTCGCCAAGGAATGCGCGCCCGACGGCATCCGGGTGAACGCCCTGCTGCCGGGGGCGACCGACACGAAGTTCGCCGCGGCGCTGGTGAAGAACAAGGCGGTGCTGGACACCGTGCTGGCCCATGTCCCGATGAAGCGGGTCGCCCGGCCCGACGAGATGGCCGGCGCCATCCTGTATCTGGCGTCGGACGCCGCGAGCTACACCACCGGCGCCTGCCTGAATGTGGACGGCGGCTATCTGATCGCCTGA
- a CDS encoding LysR family transcriptional regulator yields MHVSRLDLNLFVVLDAIYAEGNITRAARSLNLTQPALSHALGRLRAVFDDPLFVRQGSVMMPTPLTRSLIGPVQQALRTLSTSVQQCRDFDPAATRRSFTIGVRDVLESKLLPPLIGALRTAAPLIDLSSVRADRRELESELAAGSLDMAVDVLLTLSGGVRRARLLSDRLVVVARDGHPALDGPPDLETYLAQSHILVSSRRKGMGLEDVELARIGRHRRIALRCQHYYAACRVVADSDLLLTMPEHYAHSANRNLPNRVFPVPFDTPPLDVYLYWHETADHDPANRWLRDLLLTLFAAPASP; encoded by the coding sequence ATGCATGTCAGCCGGCTCGACCTGAACCTCTTCGTCGTCCTCGACGCGATCTATGCCGAGGGCAACATCACCCGCGCGGCGCGCAGCCTGAACCTGACGCAGCCGGCGCTCAGCCATGCGCTCGGCCGGCTGCGCGCGGTGTTCGACGACCCGCTGTTCGTCCGCCAGGGCAGCGTCATGATGCCGACGCCGCTGACCCGCTCGCTGATCGGGCCGGTGCAGCAGGCGTTGAGGACGCTCAGCACCTCGGTGCAGCAGTGCCGCGACTTCGACCCGGCCGCCACCCGGCGCAGCTTCACCATCGGCGTGCGCGACGTTCTCGAATCCAAGCTGCTGCCGCCGCTGATCGGCGCGCTGAGGACGGCCGCCCCGCTGATCGACCTGTCCTCCGTCCGCGCCGACCGGCGGGAGCTGGAATCGGAACTCGCCGCCGGCTCGCTCGACATGGCGGTGGACGTGCTGCTGACCCTGTCCGGCGGGGTGCGGCGCGCCCGGCTGCTCAGCGACCGGCTGGTGGTGGTCGCCCGCGACGGGCACCCCGCGCTCGACGGTCCTCCCGACCTGGAAACCTATCTGGCGCAGAGCCACATCCTGGTGTCGTCGCGCCGCAAGGGCATGGGGCTGGAGGACGTGGAGCTCGCCCGCATCGGCCGCCACCGCCGCATCGCCCTGCGCTGCCAGCATTATTACGCCGCCTGCCGGGTGGTGGCGGACAGCGACCTGCTGCTGACGATGCCCGAGCATTACGCCCACTCGGCCAACCGCAACCTGCCCAACCGCGTCTTCCCCGTCCCCTTCGACACGCCGCCGCTCGACGTATACCTTTACTGGCACGAGACGGCGGACCACGACCCGGCCAACCGCTGGCTGCGCGACCTTCTGCTGACCCTGTTCGCCGCCCCCGCTTCCCCGTGA
- a CDS encoding SDR family NAD(P)-dependent oxidoreductase, whose translation MKELSGKVAVITGAAEGIGRAIARRAAGEGMSLVLADIDQGGLDALAGEMAAAGTACLALRTDVSDPQAVDALADAAFARFGAVHLLVNNAGVAVAKSVWETTPRDWDWVMGVNFHGVTNGLRAFVPRMLEGGQPGHIVNTASIAGLLSVPALAAYNASKFAVVTVSEGLHHDLTLRGAPIGVSVLCPSWVKTRIADSSRHRAEADRVDPATLSGVSQKAGLAILKAVEAGITPEQVADSVFEAVAEERFYILTHPQSRAAVEIRMTDILQDRKPTLLSF comes from the coding sequence ATGAAGGAGCTGTCCGGCAAGGTCGCCGTGATCACCGGCGCCGCCGAGGGCATCGGCCGGGCCATCGCCCGCAGGGCGGCGGGGGAGGGGATGAGCCTCGTCCTCGCCGACATCGACCAGGGCGGGCTGGACGCGCTGGCCGGCGAGATGGCGGCGGCGGGGACGGCCTGCCTGGCGCTGCGCACCGACGTGTCCGACCCGCAGGCGGTCGACGCGCTGGCCGACGCCGCCTTCGCCCGCTTCGGCGCCGTCCATCTGCTGGTCAACAATGCCGGGGTGGCGGTCGCCAAGAGCGTGTGGGAGACGACGCCCAGGGACTGGGACTGGGTGATGGGGGTGAACTTCCACGGCGTCACCAACGGGCTGCGCGCCTTCGTGCCGCGCATGCTGGAGGGCGGGCAGCCGGGCCACATCGTCAACACCGCCTCGATTGCCGGGCTGCTGTCGGTGCCGGCGCTGGCCGCCTACAACGCCAGCAAGTTCGCCGTCGTCACGGTATCGGAAGGGCTGCACCACGACCTGACGCTGCGCGGCGCGCCGATCGGCGTGTCGGTGCTCTGCCCCTCCTGGGTGAAGACGCGCATCGCGGACTCGAGCCGCCACCGCGCCGAGGCCGACCGCGTCGACCCGGCGACGCTGAGCGGGGTGTCGCAGAAGGCCGGCCTCGCCATCCTGAAGGCGGTGGAGGCCGGCATCACGCCGGAGCAGGTGGCCGACTCCGTGTTCGAGGCGGTGGCGGAGGAGCGCTTCTACATCCTGACCCACCCGCAGAGCCGCGCCGCCGTCGAGATCCGGATGACCGACATCCTGCAGGACCGCAAGCCGACGCTGCTGTCCTTCTGA
- a CDS encoding sensor histidine kinase produces the protein MPLTYRLFILALVAILPALAAIAYNEHDLRVTREAETREQAIAAARLAAYEIDRIVLGLEQLYIAIGQTEGVQRLDGPACSGYLAALVPQEPHLLRIGILDGDGRLRCASAGEGGDFDYGDRSYLRDALGGRSLVVGHYAVDRPTGQPTLPVAMPLTLAGGARAVIVGAINLSWFGARIAERGIPDGGALTIADSRGTIIARNPLPEQFVGTRIPEPFLRLVRADRPGAEVVLSQDGTRRILGYFPPAIPPGRGFYVSAGLSEEQAAAPISRAFQRGLALAMLGVIVAVASAWAAGHYFVRRPVTRILRTIDAWRGGDGKARTGMVRQGDELAAIGAEIDQLMDEVAARQHHQQLLINELNHRVKNTLATVQAIALLTLKDDVPVADSREAFQSRLVALAQTHDVLTRENWQQADLATVVEQTVAPYVRPGANQFQLGGPAVAMPPRMALALSMAIHELCTNAAKYGALSCAEGTVTVAWTAEETQDGTLLRLDWREAGGPPVMPPVRTGFGTRLISRQLARELNGTVDLDFAPAGLACRVACLLPADFALEAGPLLPAGAG, from the coding sequence ATGCCGTTGACGTACCGGCTTTTCATCCTGGCCCTGGTCGCGATCCTGCCGGCTCTGGCCGCCATCGCCTACAACGAGCATGACCTGCGCGTAACGCGCGAGGCCGAGACGCGCGAGCAGGCGATCGCCGCCGCGCGGCTCGCCGCCTACGAGATCGACCGCATCGTCCTCGGGCTGGAGCAGCTCTACATCGCCATCGGTCAGACCGAGGGGGTGCAGCGGCTCGACGGGCCGGCCTGTTCCGGCTATCTCGCCGCCCTCGTGCCGCAGGAACCGCATCTGCTGCGCATCGGCATCCTCGACGGCGACGGCCGCTTGCGCTGCGCCAGTGCCGGGGAGGGCGGCGACTTCGACTATGGCGACCGTTCCTACCTGCGCGACGCGCTGGGCGGCCGGTCGCTGGTGGTCGGCCATTATGCGGTGGACCGGCCGACCGGCCAGCCGACCCTGCCCGTCGCCATGCCGCTGACGCTCGCCGGCGGCGCGCGGGCGGTGATCGTCGGGGCCATCAACCTCTCCTGGTTCGGCGCCCGCATCGCCGAGCGCGGCATCCCGGACGGCGGCGCCCTGACCATCGCCGACAGCCGGGGCACGATCATCGCCCGCAACCCCCTGCCGGAGCAGTTCGTCGGCACCCGCATTCCCGAGCCCTTCCTGCGGCTGGTCCGGGCGGACCGGCCGGGGGCGGAGGTCGTGCTGAGCCAGGACGGCACGCGCCGCATCCTCGGCTATTTCCCGCCGGCCATCCCGCCCGGCCGCGGCTTCTACGTCAGCGCCGGCCTGTCGGAGGAGCAGGCGGCCGCTCCGATCAGCCGCGCCTTCCAGCGCGGGCTGGCGCTGGCGATGCTCGGGGTGATCGTCGCGGTCGCCTCGGCCTGGGCGGCCGGCCATTACTTCGTCCGGCGGCCGGTCACCCGCATCCTGCGCACCATCGACGCCTGGCGCGGCGGCGACGGCAAGGCGCGCACCGGCATGGTCCGCCAGGGCGACGAGCTGGCGGCCATCGGGGCGGAGATCGACCAGCTCATGGACGAGGTGGCCGCGCGCCAGCACCACCAGCAGCTCCTCATCAACGAGCTGAACCACCGCGTGAAGAACACGCTGGCCACCGTGCAGGCGATCGCGCTGCTGACCCTGAAGGACGACGTGCCGGTGGCCGATTCGCGCGAGGCCTTCCAGTCGCGGCTCGTGGCACTGGCGCAGACCCACGACGTGCTGACGCGGGAGAACTGGCAGCAGGCCGACCTCGCCACGGTGGTGGAGCAGACGGTGGCCCCCTATGTCCGGCCGGGCGCCAACCAGTTCCAGCTCGGCGGGCCGGCGGTGGCGATGCCGCCGCGCATGGCGCTCGCCCTGTCCATGGCGATCCACGAGCTGTGCACCAACGCCGCCAAGTACGGCGCCCTGTCCTGCGCCGAGGGCACCGTCACCGTCGCCTGGACGGCGGAGGAGACGCAGGACGGCACGCTGCTGCGCCTGGACTGGCGGGAGGCTGGCGGCCCGCCGGTGATGCCGCCCGTGCGCACCGGCTTCGGCACCCGCCTGATCAGCCGCCAGCTCGCCAGGGAGCTGAACGGCACGGTCGACCTCGACTTCGCGCCGGCCGGCCTCGCCTGCCGCGTCGCCTGCCTGCTCCCGGCGGACTTCGCGCTGGAGGCCGGCCCGCTCCTGCCGGCGGGTGCGGGCTAG